The following nucleotide sequence is from Nothobranchius furzeri strain GRZ-AD chromosome 11, NfurGRZ-RIMD1, whole genome shotgun sequence.
CACTTAGAATGAGAGTTGTAAGTTTAAAGTACTTTAATGGCTGAAAGAATCACAGGAAAATAACTCAGATTGGAGAAGAAATAAACCATGGGTCCcaagcgtggctgtgtctgcagctcactgctcccccgggGGATCGGTCAAATGCAGAggacaaatttcacacaccagtgAGATAACTAGTGTGAAGTTAACTTTACAGCAAGGTGTTCATCACCTTAGGTAGTTTTTGTAAGAAGTTCACAGCATCTTCAAAGTGGTCCAGGTGGATCTGTTTGTCCTTCAggggtttgtctgggaacaaagTTACTGCAAGAACAACAAAGCCTTTGTTGGCCAGCAGACTGGCTCTTCTGTCACAGAACACAGTCCTAAAATCCAGCACAGCAGGAAATGGACCTTCACCTGGGTAACAGAACAGAGTACACAGTATACATCAGAAAGGTTTactttaacactagaactcccacaGCGGTCATTTCGACTGATTCCATAATTTCATATGCAATAACTGGAACCGAGAAAAGAGTGCATCAGTCTAATTTTAatgtccctgcactggcttccagtcaaATATCGTGTGGTTTTTTAGATTTTGTTATTTGCTTTTAAAGCTCTTAATGGTCTGGCCTCTGCATCTATTACTGAGCTTCTTTCCTTTCATAACAAAGCTTGATGTCTGAGATCAGCAAACCAATTGCTTTTAACTTTCCCTCTGTCTGAGCGTGTTAGAGAAGGCAAGTAAGTATTTATTTGTTTAGCACTCTTAACAGACAGAATCACAAAGTGTTTCGTATGGATTAacacaaaacaaatcataaagtcataaaaccaTAATGATCTTTAATTCATGatttcaaggctggattactgcaactctctgtaTGCTGGATTGGGTCCGACTGCTCTTCGACGTTTGCAACTGGTGCAGGACAGTGTGGCCAGGTTTCTGATGGGGTCCAAGAAATGGGACCATATTAGTCATGTGCTGGAAACACTGcattggcttccgatttcctataggGCACAGTTTAAACTCCATTTATTTGTCTATCAGTTTTTTCAGGGCAGTGCCCCTCTATACCTTGGGGTTCTGTTAAAAAGACACGTACCCTGAAGGTCATTGCGCTCGGCAGATTATTTCCTGCTGACTGTTCCTCGCTCCAGGTCCAGGACATGTGGGGTTAGGGCATTTTCTGTTTCAGCACCGTCCCTCTGGAACGTTAGCTCTCAACATGAAGCTGTCTCCATCTTTTGCTGCTTTTAGAAGTCGCCAGAAGACTCATTTTAATCGTCTGGCTTTCACTTAATCTGTTCGGTGGCTCTTTTTAACAGATTTTACtagttttttctttctgtttgctATTATCGATTTATTTCTTTTTGATCTTGGTCTTgctggtgtttttcttttctgtttaatTCGTGCTGTGTTCAGCGCTTTGAGTCCCCTTTGAGGATGAtggaaagcgctatataaataaaagctAATTGAAGCTGATTGAAGCCAATTGATTAaatcagaaatagattaacatcagaagattaaagtcataaaattataaaataccatGAAACAAATGAAAGATAACACTCTGCAATGAgcaatcacctcgacttttatatctggtctttagaACTTCTAGaacgttctggtgtgtggacctgagagcTAAGGCttttatctgtccaagagggtgtatgtacagtagaaacaagagtggacccaaaacagagccttgataAGGCTTGTTAAGATGTATGACCGAGCTGACCCATGCATCGTGGAAATTTTTTATCACCAACTTCCTTCTGACAAGACTGAATATCTGATCACTGCCCCTGAAAGCATGGTTGCCctgattagtcaacaacttgttcatttatcttctgccgtcaagtcaaacttgaggaatttgaccaatcaatgtctcttgaaggccactcaaaaacgttggtccgaaactgttttcatcacgtaagaaatatctccaaacttcaAAGGtttgtgtcaaaacatgaacttgaaatggtcatccatgcctttatctcctcccgtctagattactgtaacacactcttcacatgttttaacaaaaaagcccttgacggccttcagttggtccagaattctgcagcgaggctcctaactggagcaaacagaagagcacacatcactcctattctaatgtctctgcactggttactgtgctatgtaaataaaatgtatttacatACTTGCTGTTGTTTTTACTTTGTTATTGTTGTTCAGTGCATTGGTCAATCTCTGATagttttttaaatgtgctatactgTCAGGGACCGAACTGTTTTAAATTAGCCACAGGAAAAGGGAATCAGAAAAATCAGGGTTTTACTCTCCCAATTTAACATAATTACAGAAATGACAAATGGGGCCCCTGAAAGAGGTCAACTTAACTAGAAAGCTTTACAGCAACATAACCTTAGCAAACAAAACACCATCTGACCTCCTACAGGAAACACTAAGAAGGTTTTTATACTGGCTGGTCAGTCCATTACAAATGAGAGGGAAAGGACCACAAATACAACATTAAAGACTAAACAGTATAGGAATAAATGACTAGTTATTAAGGTTACATTTACTGAAAATTAAATAGACAATTAATTAGCAAACCAatttaaataaatggaaaaaaacaataacaaagcaAGACCAAAATAAGCCTTagcgcgcccccccccccccccccccccccccccccacacacacacacacacacacacacacaaattttcaGTCAGTGGCCTTTCAGGAGTATCAGCTCTGGCTTCAACTTCTGCCACATCACCTCTTTGTCCCTGGGGAAATGGAAATTTACTGGCAACTCAAGACAAGCAAAGTTGACATTACACATTACACAATAGAAAatgtgaataaacaagatcaactaAACGTGCACGCAATACATCCAAGTTATCTGACTCAACTTAATAAAGCTAAACAAAAATCAAacttgtgtgtgagtgcatgaatAATATAAAAAGCTTTAAGTGCCTAGAAAAGCACTATGAATATCTAATTCGTAATTAAATAAACATGTATTTATTTCTGTTTAAATATTGTTTCGAATGCTTTATATGTACCCTTAGTGTCCATTCTGTTTAGGAAAGAAATCCGAATTTTCTTTTGTGAAAATCTACTGTCTGATGCACAgatctgcatcaaaaatctcattATGTACAGTATAGTGATCATCAATGAAGTAACGAGAAAGGATACCACTCTGATTGTTTCACTGGACAAAATCTGAGGCAGCTAAGCTCCTCTCCTTTAGCCCTGAAATAAGTGATGATGGTGAGAATTTCACCAGTAGCTCAGAGTACGCGTTTGACCCGTACCGTCACTTGTTAAAGACTAAAACTCTTTTTCATTGTTGTAAAACTTAAAACTAAAATCTTTGTCGACTAAAACCTTTTtgagttttagtcgactaaaactaaAAAAACTTTCTGTCCAAATGACTGAAACTAAAATGGCCGCCACAAACAACACTGgttcatatattttttatttatttaaacaaccAAAGGAGAAAATCCtttacaaacctggaggagtgaaCAGGATACCAGAAACATTCCCCTGACTGACAGGAACCCGGCTGAATCCATCTCCCATGAGCAACCTCTCATTAGTGGCCTCAGCCAGCATCCTGCCCTTCACTTCATGAACAGAGAACTTCACCACACGTGGTTTTGAAGAATTAGTCTTCTGAAACCTTTTGTGCATGGTCTCTGACCTCATGGACCACAGCAGACCCATGGGTTCTACTCCATAGTAGCTCCCACAGAGTGAGGCGTCTCTGTTCAGGTCGATCTCCCCGTTACCATCAGCTCTGTAGGTGGCCGAGGAGCTGAACACCACTCCCCTCTcatcagtggatctggctctcatgGCGACCACCTGCCTCGACCTCAGCCCGCTCACCTTCACCTGGACGCGGTCATCATCCAAACACCTGGCTCTAGGGAGCAGCTTCAGTCTGACCTGGGCAGAcatctctgtttggaatcaacagaaACTTGAACCAACGTCGGCTTTAACTTTTCCACTGATACTTGATGTTATAGAAATCAATATTTAACTGAAGTGATGTTACAGAATGGTAGAGCTGGAAGATGAATGTGGCTTATGGTTAAAAGTTTATCCTTAAAGGTTAGTCAGTATTTACATATTTGGCTTGGACTTCAAAATGAGCATTAAGCTGGGTTCAGTGTAGATTGGTTTAAGTGCCAGAGAATGAATGTCCTTCTGAATATTTACAATATGTACTTGGCTTCATAAAGATTCATACAATGGTATTAGTTAGCTTGAGACAAGGACAGTGTGACTTTTGCTAAACAATGATGAAGTTTTTTCCGTTATGACTTACactaaaccagtggttcccaaacttatttagccgcgcacccccttctatgtcccgaccatgtcgacacaccccccagcccccacatcaggtcatggctatatatatatatatatatatgtatatatatatatatatatatatatatatatatatatatatatatatatatatatatatatatatatatatatatatatatatgtatcagacgtcaagctaaacagacagggtaaaaaaaatatgatcgacctttttccccatcactttcattttttaaatagtaattaataaacattcgataccattacaatttcctttgatttaattttaaataaatatttagagtgcccaggtagcacataaacaatgcaatttaacagttttctttaagtaggaacgtttaacctgtgcggccagagcgctctccttccttctgctctgcgaaaacctgagctgatcacctgcttgtgcgtaatcaaatgtctataggggaaaagatggaaaagccatgaggttcacttttgcctcagaccgacttattgctgttttatggtgtggctgaatctgcgatccgctgccacgcggactggaatagcaagtgctgcagtaacaggcgttgttgtcaggttcggagtcactggctggagcggacccgactttaatacgtcatcccaaaatagaagctaatatcttaatatgacctggaatgaaaaatgttataaaacctcttaaaagtttttatcacggaggcagcgctcatttctgccttcagtctgacggcgagcCGGAGtctgcgcagcgtgcgcgcttattgaatctctgtgtgtgtgtgtgtgcgcgcgtgcacgcggcacagctccatgagccgctccagtcactgcgtctcgttattggcgctatttaaaccaatgttgtaaaattacttctgcccagcccagatgtgctcacttgcgcacccgtgagccgtggttccgctggaacacgtctgacctctgacagacgcactctgaacttcaggtcttcagcgcgctgttaatagcctgaatgggaatcatttattgatttattttgttacatccacaatgttctgtgtgtgaggtttacaatgtcagaacacctgcatgagacagggtgttaattgcaatctgccagaatgactcgccaccttcagatttctccaacatcgttaaaaatgatcaaatacggaacatattggcgtgcgcaggccagagtgctgaagctcggcgcattgttattatgaagcttgggcacatgtggaggacacgcgcgcaaaaatatacttgttttcagttacatttattgggtccacttactttttctttggcccacccacaaatgagtttctggctacgctaatggtgacatatgacagacttctctgagctccgcagccattacacttttcacctcgtgcaccccctagcggcagcgggggtgcgcgcaccacactttgggaatccctgcactAAACAATAAGAGCATGTTCAGTGTTTTCTAGGTGAATTTGGATCACAGTGAAGaaacattttaacagttttttgtttaaatgcatAAACTATGTGGTTTATTTTAAAGTACTCATCATAAAAAAACCTTCATAAAAATAATTAGTTTACAAAACTTCTCTCCACAAATGTTCTTTTTTAGCTTTTTGTCCACATGAATATACTTTTACAGTGAGTTGGTTGGTTCTACAGtaaatgcatgttttatattttaaataacaTAAGTAATAAATCATGTTTCGTCCGTGCATAATGGACATTTTGGGTTATTTGTTAGCAGCTTGTTAAATGAGACAACTTTCATGCTTTCACTTGCCTAGTTTTTACACCCAGGACTGCTAAAGTCCACTCCCTTTTCTGCCTTCTCATTGGTGGATCTGGCTCCCATGGTGACCTCCAAACTCAGCCTGCTCACCTTCACCAGAACAGGTTAATCATACAAACACCTGGCTCTAGAGAGCAGCTTCTGTCTAAATTGAGCAGACGTCTCTTAATTCAACAGAATCATTAACCAAGGTcgtctttgttttatttttatgataCTTGACGTGGTTATGAAAAGTTACCAAACTGATGGTACAAGCTGTGACGACTGCTGGATTAAGGTTACTCATTAAAAAAGGTTATCATTAGTAAATTAATAAGCTGttccttttttttatatttttggctTGAACATCTAAAATGAGCATTAATCTGGACTCAGAGCTCAAGGTTTATTTGATTTGAATGTCAGTGAATGTTCTTTCGAACTTCTTTTATGGTTTgactcaaaaaaaaaagaaactctgaATATGAATTTAAACATATCTTTAGCATTTTTCAGCTCAGTCTTTTTTCACATTTTGTGCATCTTTCCTTCAGAATGGGAAGAACAAAGCTAGTGTCCTACACCCTAAACTAAAATTCACTTTTTAAGAGATCCAATATTGTTCGCTTTTCCGGGGTCTGGCtgtggggacagcagcctaagcagggaggcccagacttccctcttcccagcctcttggccagctcctccaggggaatcccaaggcgttccctggccagagacacactgcggagaaaactaatttcagtatCCGCAATCTCCTTCTTTCAGTCACTATCCAAAGTTTGTggccgtaggtgagggtaggaacgtagctcgaccggtaaatcaagagcttcgtctTTCAGTTCagatctctcttcaccatgacagatcggtataAGCCCTCATCAcctcagacacagcaccaatcagcctatcgatctctctctccatctttccctcacttttgaacaagaccctgagatatttagactcctccacttgaagcaggaccacgtccctgacctggagaaggcttttcagactcaagaccatggtttcagatttagaggagctcattatcatctcagctgcttcacactcaggtgtgaaccgctccagtgagagccggagatcacgttctgatgaagccaacaggaccacatcttcTACAACAAGCATAGACCCGATCCATAGGCCACCAGACTGAATCACCTCAACACCTTGgtggcacctagaaatcctgtccataaagtgaTGGACaggatcagtgacaaagggcagccttggcggagtccaactctcactgggaacgagcccgacttactgctggcaatgtggaccaagctctgacaccagtcatacagggacctaacagcctgtatcaaaaGGCCTGGCAAAGACCCTGTACCtaaggagtcaatgtactctacACACCctggatctccctcccacctctgAGCAACTGGGATCCAGAATGTGCACTGAGGCTGCGGGCTCTCTCTAGTATGAGGAGGTTCCCAGCCCCCTCCCAACAACCTATAATTTCCTacgttttgtgttttttttctcctgCAAACCATCTCTGTACCCCGCAGGGAGCAGAGTTGGGCAAATGATTTTTTCTCCTTTATTGCTCCCCACCCTCGTGAAACCCCATTTTCTTTATCTGCAAAATGGGAGCACCTTAGGGTTGCATGCCCACAGTTATTTGTTTCCTGTCTATGTATTCCATGTATTGCTTGCCTGATCTTGGGAGTGGTTTTACTGAAACTACATCTCGTTGTACTGAAACGCTGGTTCAATGACAATAAACTTCTATTCTACTCTAAATAAAGCTAACAGGCCAACCATGCATAACTTACTGCCTGGGCAAAGTAAAGACGCCACCAAAATAAAAAGTTCACACACTCTAATATTTcgttggaccacctttagctttgattatgacACTGCGGCGTTGTTTCAATGAGCTTTGCAACGTCACCAGATTTCTTTCTATCCATGTTACATTAAAGTTTCACCAGCATCTTGCAGTGATGCTTCAGTATGACCTGGGCAGAcagctctgtttggaatcaacagaaACTTGAACCAATGTCTGCTTTCATAGTTCTTCTAATACATTGTGTTATTAAATGGAGAACAGTGGCGACCCACAAAGTATTTGTGGAATTGCAGCTTTTACACTTTTATCATTAATATAATTCATAAGCAAGCCAGGGACCAaccgtgatggacctcaagtgacAAATGAGATGTGCATATATTATCTATTCAGTATTGATAATCTTATATTTCACTATGGTGGACGTGCATTTCTGTTCACCATAGTGAAATGCTAGATATTAATGATATTGTTGCTACGTAGGACTaggtgtgttaaaattacattatttatatgtaATGATGAGCTTCTCCATTATAAGATATCTGTTTCCCAGATATGAGAGTAGCACCTGGTCCTGGTGACCCAGCCAGTTACAAAAACTAGTATCCTAACTTTTGTAAATTTGTAAATCATCCAGTGTAATCATATTACGGTATAAATCCTCCCAGGTGAATTCTGACTAAATCGACCACTTGTTCAAATCTATGAACCCTGGAGCATGGGGAAGTAAAGGTCGGATCCCAAGCTAGCTAACTAACTTTTGTAACTACCATACTCAATTTGCCCCAACTAGTGGACGCCAGGCTAACCTGGCATAAAGAAAAGCAATCTAAATCGCTACTTTCCCCCTCCGTTGAATATTCGTGTAACTCACTATTGACATCCACCATGGCAGACCCTACGTCAGGTGACGTGGCTGAAAAGGGTCAAAATGACTCCATCGTAATGCTGATGATATTAATGTGTAGATAAAAGACggaaagaggaaaacactgacTGTCTTTGGAGGACCACTATCCTGGTGGGTGAGCCAATCCTGGAAGTCAGAACAACAAACAGATTGAGAGCTGTTTTAGTGAAAAATGACAGTCAAGCAAAATCAATCAGTTCCACCCTAGAATATAGAAAGATGTCAATTTTGCAGCACGGTAAACACAGAGAAATTTGAAACAACACAAACAAGCCAATTAAGTGAAAAATGAGGCTAACTAGTAAAcagtaaagctgcaatggcaaatttagaaaacaaattagcttaaaacattttttcatgccttttaaaaatgttctaacataataaataaattgtggagattaaaaaattcAATAAAGTGGTTCTTTGGCGTTTATCTAAAATCCtttgccaataacacgtttcagacctaAAGCAATTATTGGATCATCCGGATGTCGGACTAGCTAAACCACTGCACTTCCCAGGGACCTGCATTCaaaacacactcacgtatttatcAACAGAATGCCACTGGTGTGAGTTTCtcagctcaataatatcagagaaggagaaacagtcagctgctaccacttctactttaggacTAACTACTAGAGTCcctataaaaaaaaacaccatttgaagtcacagacaacaaaagacatttggacctagaaaacggtggtGGGTGTTTAGCCCCATCTCTTTTCCTCTGGCGTTGTGGGTTACTagttctggcagaagcgtctcagggaagatacccggggtggggtggggggtggggtgagtGTGCCATggccgtgtttgtgttcaaagcttgtttgtagatttgctgtaacaactttaaaagagaaatataatttctaaaatcaaaacaacaacaaaattgcACAATTTTTAAAGGTTAATTAAAGCAATGCTAAAGAGTTAACACTTTTAGCTATAGCtttaaaactggtttcagtgatttttcacaaaatctttagcagcttcacattggacagAACTCTGtatccctctgctgaccagaaactacgcTTAACGGTTTTCTATGTAAAATTTGAATAcattgtatgtatttatgtaaaaTACATAAATCAGCCCTTGAAAGTGAAAGCTGACCTGTTCTCTAGCGCCACCATCAGGccaaactgaaatcataagaccaaagttaaaataaatatatCATGAAAAGTTTTCATACAAATCTCATATTTTCTAACAACATTAATGATCACAAGATTCTGAACCTTAATGGGTTTTGGTGATGATATGACCTTTCCTGCAGCGCCACCGTCAGGTCAAACTTTCCGTTTTAGAGTTAGTGTATCCTACAAATCTTTCATCCAAATCTTTACTAATTTAGGGTGCACATTCATGATTCTCACAGAATGAACCATAATGATTGATGTTGGCGACCCTGATGTTGGCGACCCCCCTTTTCCCTcttgtaaacatatttatttattttcatctgttttttgtCACATAGTTAGAAAGTCAAACTCTCCCCTCCTCTTTTTTAtctgggcttgggaccggcagtggCAGAGTTAGAGagttttttttgtttgcttttatttatttatttatttatttatttatttatttatttatttatttatttatttatttatttatttatttgctttttatattttgtttttgttttttgtgtgtgtggggaTTACAAGTTTGAAAGTTCACCCATCTCTGAAACAGAAAATCATAATGAGAACATCAGGCAGAACATGGAACAGTCTCTATCCCCACAGTCAAACTTTTAGTTGGCACTACTGTACACAGGATGTGCAGAGAGTGTGTGCATGCTCCTTGCAGACACATTTCTTGCATTTCAAACAGGTCATGCTAGTCTTAGAATCATTGAGGGTGGGGCATACCTGGCACCTACCACGCTTCTTGCCTGCTGTTTGTGCCActggaggaatttgggtgtttgttTCTGTCTGTATGTCTCTCACAACAGCTACAGCAGCTGTTGATGCTCTTGGAAGGCACGGCCTTCTCTCAATCTGAGGTTTCACCAGTGCATTACCAAGCTGCTCCAGGAAAATCCTCCTTCGGCTCAGTTTCTCCCCATTCCAGTCTTTGTTCATCTCTCCCCACATCATGAATGCATTGTATGCACTCACATCAATGATGTGGAAGAAGATGACAAGGGGCCAACGGGCAGTCATGCGTCgacaaccaacacattctcactcccagcacgtcaaaaacaaacgcttggtcagccaccctccacgtcagacccctgacgccaaaagtgccctttttcattacttatgtgcgaataggggtttttcccttttctaactgcagatcccagtgcagcgttacactgacgcgatgggatgtccgctgatgcggcaccgaaccagctcatttatttacaaccttcccctcaccctcatcctaaccttaaccctcttgctacctaaaacgttactctcactgtgatcaagcatttgttccccatgcattctgactgaattttcgtatttgctgcccaaggggaacgttagaacataccatctggcgagggggaggttacaaacaccctctacttttaacctccaccgtggtagttgaaacctccccctcgcgttggcttggtccaaactcgaccaatgacgaggcggctccagccgttcacttcatagagccggcttttagagcgatcgacacatcactaacgtgttcgctagcaagacggttaaggttaggataggggtgaggggaaggttaaataagaggataaggttagggtgaggtacaatgagcttgtttgttgccctggctgcggacatcccatcgcgtcagttttacgctgcattaggatctgcagttagaaaagtgaaaaaccccttttcgcacataagtaacgaaaaagggcacttttggcgtcaggggtctgaggcggagggtggctgaccaagcatttgtttttgacacgctgggagtgagaatgtgttgcgacAACTGTATGTGGCTGtgatcttgggggggggggggggggggtcttgtttatTTATCTAAACAGGGTCTTTGGGGAGGCAGTGGCTGGTTTAACTTCTCAGATTCATCCTGGACAGTGCTACCCACTGCCACCAGGAGATGGGATGTCTTCTAATTAGCCTTTTCTGATTCGTTAGCAGGGAGGTTAGTTGCtaggttgtttgtttttgtgctgaCGGAGACATCCCGGGGTCACAAATTTCTTGAAATGCCTCCACacagaaactttttcctgtttttttgtgTCTGAGTGTGGAGCGTCTCTCTGGGACTCGAGGCTTTCTGCTAAAGAGTCATTTTCAGCAGGAAGACTCTTGTTTCCTTCTGCAGCGTCCACGTTCTGCTCACTGATCGTTTCGGTTTGCTGATCTGGGTTAAAACGTTCAGTCTTTAGTCTCAAGATCAGATTTTGACTTTCCAGATttgtagtcagtgactcgagttcAGAGACTTGTTCCTTCAGGATTCCCAACTCTTCTTCGtgctgctttttgcttctaaacagATCTAACTGGAGGTTAACgacgactttacagagttttgtttctttttcctccatctgtTTTAGTTTGGTCATCAGATCATCATGACCTGCACTGCCCACGTCTCTGTTTTGGGCGAGCTCAGTCTCCAAACCAAGTCTGATCTTCTGCTCATCTCTAAGCTGGTTTTCCAGGCTCTCACACAGGCCAGATGTTTCCTGGAGTTGCTGGTACAGCTGGAGTCTGAGCTTCTGTTCGTTGGTGAAACCTGTTTCCAGGTTTTCACAGACGACAGATTTATcttggagttgatgtttgactcTCTCCAGCTGTTCAGCCAACTCCTGGTGAGAAGCAGCGttctcagcggtcaggttttccacgaccagtctgagttctgagttgctctgagtcagatctttgatctgctctttaAGATCTGAATTCTCACAGACTATCGTCCTGTTAGAGTCCAGCTGAGCCTCGTAGCTAACTCTGAGCTGCTTCTCCATGTCCAGACTGTTGCTAAGTTCTTCACAGATGGACATTTTTTCATGGAGCAGCTGTTTAAACTTCTGCAGATCCTCACACATCTGGTCTGATTTAGTTTCTACAGCCTGACCACCTTtcagcgtctgactgagctccaagtTCTTCTGTTTCAGATCGTTGATCTCCTTGAGATTTCCGTTCATTGAACTCatttgatctttagtttttttgagttcttcctcacaggccaggcggagctcgttttctttgttcaaacaTTTCTCTAAATCTTCGCAGATTAGCttcttctgtttgagctgatgtTTAAAATCATTTTGTTCTTCCAGAAGTTTCCTGTCTCTGTTCTTCAGATCCGTTTCAACGTTGTCCA
It contains:
- the LOC107372874 gene encoding acyl-coenzyme A thioesterase 1-like, yielding MSAQVRLKLLPRARCLDDDRVQVKVSGLRSRQVVAMRARSTDERGVVFSSSATYRADGNGEIDLNRDASLCGSYYGVEPMGLLWSMRSETMHKRFQKTNSSKPRVVKFSVHEVKGRMLAEATNERLLMGDGFSRVPVSQGNVSGILFTPPGEGPFPAVLDFRTVFCDRRASLLANKGFVVLAVTLFPDKPLKDKQIHLDHFEDAVNFLQKLPKVGSKGVGILTHSKCADVALSLSAFVPGVEAVVWVNGCSANAAFPLYYKNELILPALMYDVSKRVPTESGAFICKYCLRNPLERENRATMIPIEQASSRFLFVASEDDLNLDSKTYMDQLVERLRSHGKHNFETVSYPGAGHFLNPPYGPFCSSSFQGTTTIPVLWGGEPSSHAAAEVHAWKKIQEFFKTHLSCDAAQSRSKL